Below is a genomic region from Amyelois transitella isolate CPQ chromosome 4, ilAmyTran1.1, whole genome shotgun sequence.
TAACAATGGATACTTCAAGTTTAAAAATGATTGCGAGAAATTTAAcgaatgcaaaatttcataaatctttaaattgaAAAGTCTGGGATCTCTTGcatctaataatattttcaccccacacaaaaatatttactaaccACCATCAGGTGAAGATATGTGATCTCTGCTAACACCTCCGAAAAAAATCccgaataaaaatacttatatttaccgAAAAGTAACCGTATAAATtgacaattaaaatttattttccagaATTTTATGGCAACATCGTACAAATGCTGGTCTGGTCTTCAATTCAACCCTCAAGCCTTCTGGGGGCAGGATCCTTGTGCCAGTGCATCGGCTGTGGGTTGCAAAGCCGTCGACATACCAACTACTTCTACGCCTAGACAGAATTTCTCAGCAATCCTCATATCCAGTCCGCATATGGACTACAGATGTGAAGTGTCTCGTGGACACTTTAGTATTGAAAACAACTGCGAAAGATTTGTCGAATGCGAGgtgagatttttattttttatataagtacctaattgtaattttgtttgtcaagtaacctttgtaattttgtttcttgtgtttatcagtctcgatgttttctgtgtacataaattagtaaataaataaataaataaataaataaataaataaataaataaataaataaataataatttaaagagtTGTGAAGTGATATAATGTACAATACCTTTAAAAATTGTCtcgaaattaaatgaaatgtcTATACTTACCAGATGTTCGTGCCATCATTGTACATGTGTCCAAATGGACAGCAATTTAACACAAGAACTCGATTTGGTGAAGAGCCTTGCGCAAGTGCGTCGATAGTGCAGTGTGAAGTCAAAACTACTACACCCGCAGTGGTCGAAACTGCCATGACTACAACCACTTCTGTACAAGTCCTGTCATACACATTGATCTTGAAAAATGTGCTTGGTTATACTTGTGCTGCTGCTACTGGATATTACAACGTAAAAGATGAATGCGATCAATTTATTGCGTGCaaggtaaataaaagttttataaggTTCGTTCGTTTTCTTTACTTTAaggaattctcttttataaaCAGTGTGGTCAAAAGACTACTTATTAGATGTATACTAGTTACATATGTCATAGAAGCAAATGATTAGCACGAAATGTTAAGAAATACTTATGTAAGATCAATGTCAAAAAACGCAATGCAAAGTTGATTCTTATAACTCTATCTTATCATAGATATCAATATCAGAATCCTTAATAAGGAGTTTTGAAATATCATTGTTACTAAAAAGGTGTTGTTAACAATTAAGTACAGCCATAACTAGGCTATAAAGAATCTTGACTCAGTTTATTCccgttaaaaatattcttcgtCCTTTTTCAGAATTATATTCCATCGTTGTACAGATGCAATTCTGGTCTTCACTTCAACCAGAACGTGATGCGAGGCGCGGATCCATGTGCTCAACCATCGGTAGCACGTTGTGAAAAATATCTCAAGAGTAAGCAAAACCGATTATATAACTATCATCATCATCGTAACTTTAGCTCGGATTAAATCCTCAACCTCATCGATTTggaatcatggttacacaatCAGTTGCTGAAATGAGCAGGTTTCCTCGTGACGTTTTTcctaataagaaaaaaaaaattatgcttcTTTCTTAGGGCCACTAGGAGTTATAGAAAACGATGATACCCAAGACGGCTTCCAGTGTATGGAGAGAGATGGCATATTCCCGTTCGACACATTGGAATgcagtaaatatataatgtgtGAAAAGGGCATGGCCACAGTGATGCCTTGCCCGCCAGGACTGGTGTTTAACCCTGAGCTTGAAACATGTGATTGGCCTGTAAATGTACCAACATGCAACCCGGAATGTaagttcaattttaaaaaatacgaagTCGAATCTCTTTTTTAAGTTCAattaaattctattaaaaaacaatgacTCTACAATATTCTAAAAGTACttattcaaaacaaacaaGATTACGAAGAATGCCAATTACCTACACGTAGAAAATCTTAGTTATAttggtttttaatattaacaataacaGTATCTTTGAGCATTGattaaaacctttttaaaactaaataagttGCATGTTAGAAACtacaagtttattttagttcttttttctatataagatGCATAAGTTATTGGTGAACGACTAGTAATacctaatttgtttattttcagtatTCCAAGGGTTCTCGTGCCCCGCTCCTGAAAATGACGAATATGGCAGTATTTCGGATAAAATTACTACATTCAAGTAAGTACAACTCCATCTTTCTCGATTATCCTGAACGCTTAATGATCAAACGTGTATTTGAAACTGAATCTTTAACTTGACATTTTTagtgcaatttaaaaaaaatattgagttaGGAAGAATGTCCCGTAGGTAatccttttgtttttttatacccATAACTCCAAACactatcaaatattttttcagatatGAAGAAAGTTGCACACAATATATCGCTTGTCAACACGGACACCCTCGACTACTCAGTTGCGACAAGGGACTGTCCTTCAGCGAAGAAATTCAGGCTTGCGTTAGTACCGAAAAAGTTCTAAGATGCAGAAACTGAGAAgttttcattgattttattgtatggaacaataatttaactataaaataGAGCTGTAAGAAATTAGTCTATTGAAAAGAAAAGCTTGGATAAATcatatggttttttttttttcataatattaatatcaatCTCATCATTACTTTGATTCTAAAATCCATCACGTTATCTACAATGTGCAACCAATTTAGTCAAAgccaaaaagtttattatttaataaagtaattaacaAAAACCACCGAGATGTCGATTATCTGACGACTTATTATTACCAAGATTAGTCAACATTTAACCACcgatttaattaattgaatgaTAAATTGATTTGACTTAATACATTAACTATACCTCCTTGTACAGGGCAATTATCTATGCCATTAATTCCTAACAGGTGTGATAATTACTACACGGTTGATACTTAGTCTTAATACGACAAAATCTTCACGAGAGAATTCTGGTgcagatttttttacatttacagCGCAAATTGAATTCATTTGCACGGTCAGCTATAGTTACTACTAGTTGAcgcccgcaactccgtttgcgtTATTGGAAAAACGAAGGTTAAGGCTAgttaaatttactcaaatttcgATACATATTACAAAGTGGCTGGTCCCTGGCTTATACATCACATGATCCATATCTCTCATTTTTTTTGTCGCCaaaagaaaatgctcatcaggttgAATAACTTTGTCAAGACGTCTTTTCTTTTCCATATTTCGGATGATTTAGCTGTTATATAATGGTTCTGCATCAGGTGTTCTAGctcttcgatttttataagccaacagaaaatgctcatcaggttaaacaattttttttgttaagccCTCATTTCCTGTAGTTTAGCTGATATGTTATGGTTCGACATCAGATGTACcagattcaaaaataaattataccctatattggccaggcataagagttatacaacaaaataagtttcattcaaattcgttcagtagttccggagattagcgtgttcaaacaaacatacaaacaaatagacttctttttcaaattcatgcttggttactatttttataaagttataaatataaatagtttttttaaatatactcaatGTACCTAGGTACAggcaaaatttttttactgttttattataagtattgatGGTGTACCAAACgattataacaaatttttgaatgcaaagtaaataagtatatatcacCTCATACTATAAATACGTATTTACCTATTcatcattttatttgataaatcatTTACTACCTATGTGCTACATGgtcattatgtatttttattgaaccTTTAATTTAATAGTGCTGGCAAACCGTTGTTTATTATATCAGGATTGGAGCAAAAAGAGAGAAGAAACTCAATAAAGGACGGAGCCTACTCCATCATATTAACTACAATAATCTTTACATAAAACGCCCAGCATCTTATCTACGTATAATtacctatgtataaataaagtttctgTATCTTTGAAATTAGGTAATTCGATTTTATGGAACGATTCTTGAGAAGGTAGCATGGCCACATCTAAatatctctacgccacaagtcacaacagcCAACCACGCGGCGCTAAGagccaataacagcgaagagtctaaatcgcgcaaaaaAAGATTTCGCGAATTGGGACATATAtaacaacatcgtcggagtcGCGGTTTCCCacgcataacacctagcctggcgaaAGGCTCTTACCTTTGATGGCAGTCGAGCCAAATCATCGCTTCCTCCAAAAATATATGCCTAGAAGGACGACTTCATGTACTTACTTGTGATCCCGGACTTGCCTTCAGTCTAACATCGAGTTGCATTGTGACGGGttgcataaattaaaatatttatcttatatgatatatttttaaatgatcaTTCAAGCAGGCATAGTGTTAAGTACTTTGTAGCAATTCAGTAAGCGCTTATTCATCGCTACATAATTACCATCCCTATtctctaagtcgccttttacgacatccatcatTTTATGACAtcatagaaaagagatgaagtggtcctattacaTTTCTATGCACTCTAGGTTAAATAGTGCCCAGTTAAGACTCGTGAAACTTAACTTGGGCACGCTGACCACGCCATCAATTCTCGAAGAAATCGATTGATGTAATAtcgattatttaaaacatccaTGAGTAGCACcatactaacaaaaaaaaataggttcgTTCTCTCATCCAGCCAaagttttgttgaaaataaattttgtaggtTTATTGGCTCTGAGTAGTCCCAAGACTTTAAAATAGGTTACACCACCAATCATATTAAACACATGATTTTTGTACCCAATAAAAGCGTTTCATATTTAAAGCCCAATGAGAAGTGGCTATTTCCGCGAAAGTGGCGCGATTTGAGacctttttatttcaaatttaaatttttaataaaacttgcaTGTTAGTTTGTACACATACAATTTGTTATGAATTTCGACAATACACAATAGTATTGAAAGTGATTAGTAATTCAATATAAGTAAAGACAAAAACAGAATCACATAAGACACACGAGTGTAGCCGTCAGCCACGGGCGCCGAGACTTTCCACTGGCGCAGCCCTGGCGGACATCGCCCGCCCCAGTTGCCCCTTGGATCGAACTATTGCGTAGTCACGAGGAACGACCGTAGCCCCCGAGCCCTATAGATTGTGTCCTgtcaaattcatttttattcgaAATACGAAAAGTATTAACATGTCACATTGATTACAATTCAACAAGGAAAAAGATCGtagttgaataataaaaatggaagATTCCTACATTATCGCCAATTTTCATGCATTGTGTCGCCTGTGTCTGAACAAAAGCACCCTCTCTGTCTCGATTTTTGGTGCAGCACCCGACGACGAAACCAATGTTTCTTTAACCTCTAAAATATCTGATTGTTTCGAACTGCAGGTAAGagcttctttatttttacaatttattaacctctaatttcttttaacaacatattaataaatccTATTTTTACTACTACTTCAGATAGATCCTAATGATGGCCTGCCTGGAAATATCTGTTACAAGTGCCTGTTTGAAGTAGACAAATGCTCCAAATTCAAACTCCAGTGTATACAGAATGAAAACAGACTGAGGCAAATTACAAATCAAGCTGGAGAATTGGATAACTCAAATTCTTCGgaagttaataattattacaataatacgAAAGAATCTACAAGACCGAAGCCTGAAGAATATTTTGTCGGGGACAGTGTTGTCATGGTTGTAGATCCAAGTCTAGACTATCACTCCGAAGAGTCAGATGATTCTGACAATGCTGAACAAGTTGAACATGAAACTGAAATGGAAAACATTCCTGAGGGTGACCCAATGCCAgaaacatttttcaaaaatgtgTTTATGTGTCAATACTGTGACCAAGCTTTTGTATCACAAGAAAAATGCAAAGACCATGAACAAAATTACCATGATGCCAACTTACCATACAAGTGTGTTGAATGCAGTCTAGTTTTTGCAGAGCGAAGTCAATATGTGCACCATACTAAACATGTGCATGGTAATGATAAACCTTACCACTGCCCTGAGtgtgaaaaatgttttggtaGACGATCAGATTTGAGGAAGCATTCAATCGTCCACACTGGCATTAGACCTTACCAATGTCAGTATTGTTTCAAAAGTTTTTCACGGAATACTAATTTGAGTAAACATCTTCGTATTCATGCTGGCCACAAACCACATGTCTGCCCCTTATGCCCTAGAAGTTTTGTAGCAAGAGGGGATCTGCAACGGCATGTAATAGTTCATTCAGGAATGAAGCCATTTCGCTGCCAAAAGTGTCCATTGTCATTTGGAAGAAGAGACAAGCTCCTTAAGCATGAAATGAAACATGGCCATGTAAGCCCTCATCACAAGGCTGATGAATATGGTAATGACCAGGACACACATGATATGGTAGTAAGTGTTAATCCTTTCAGCAACCTAATGACTTCACCACCTCAACTAAATCCTGATTCGTCTAATATGGACTATGAACTACCTAGAGTTCCAGACCATATTACTGGAGAAAACAGTTTTATGAATCAAGCCTCCAAAAACCCTTCTACCACTGgtaaacaaacacaaaattcACCTACAAAACTGAAATTAGGCAGTAAAAACAGACCAAAGAACATTAAATGTCATCAGTGTCCCAAAAGATTTTCTTCACTGGATGCCTATAAGACTCATGTTTCTATAGCTCATGTAGGTTCCAGAGGTTTTCAGtgtaaagtttgttttaagAAGTTTGCGAGAAAACGTGATTTGGATCGACATACAGCAATTCATTCTGGGGTGATGAAACAATTTTCTTGCAGCCAATGTGACAAGAAGTTCACAAGGAAAGACAAGCTAGACAAACATGAAGAGTCTCATGAGAGCACAGTTGTGAATTTGCCTTGCATTGAGTGTGGTGCCACTTTTGAGAAAAAATCAGATTTAGTTGCTCATCTCAAATCTCATTTCACAGATCAGTATGACGAAAAGAACTCAGTATctcagattaaaaaagaagaagaatctgACTTCCAAGTGGAAGATAGCTATTATGATTTAGAGACTTGAGATTTAAATCCTGGCATTAGATACCTTATTACAGATACCATAATTTAGAATAATTGTTGTGTTGTCCCACCATGCAAATCATTTAAGAACTACATACTTTCTTAACACtatgtgtaaaattaaaagcagTAGATTAGTATTAGACACGTTATGAAGATATTAAGTTCATGTTGATTTGATTgttctttataattatatctcaACAGTTAATTGTTTACAAGAAAGAATGAATGTGTTTCGTCCTATGAAGTTTTTGCGGTAATGGGACTGGGTTGAAACACacacaaaagtatttttaattctgtgTGCCATTCCCCCACCCattttacaaaagtaaattggcataaatatttaaatttatatatgtgtTCTCCTAGCTAGTGGAATTAAATAACCACCCGAGCGTTTCCAaagccaatttttttaataaatttaaaaaaatatattttttttatctgttttgACTATATAGATCTTAGATTATGTTTGAAGTAAAACTTGAttgttttgaatataaatttttaagtttatgttTGATGTATGTTAAACTCAATTTCGTTGTTGCTAACTGTATTGCTAACTGCACTAAAcatattcaaaaaataaattaacaattgtATTTGTTAGAATCACGGAacacattttgaatttttatgaaGCGTTATTTAGTCCCTTTAGGACGAAAAATTCATAGGACATAACACCTAATGATCATTtacaatgtttaattttatcctggcttaaataaatcatggagactgatttaagttatgtatattattaaaatatgtctgAAAAAGGACAAAaccagtttttcttttttttttgtggccaGGTAAATccagtataaaattaatataaaatatgttgaatAAATGTGGttgaatttaaactaaaaattttacatcatcttgtatttattgttactTTGTTACATGATGTAGTCTAAAAGTTCATTCTTAAACATAGAAACGCACAAGCTAAAGTAATACATAATCtagtaaaatttatacagTTATACAAATAGGatttgaaatacaaaaatataatgcaaTTCTCATTTAAATTCCAATGACATGTTTGCTTCTGATTCTCAAAAGAATGTGCTCCATTGTTTTGTGAAATCAAGAGTAGGAACATCAGTTTAAGGTAATGGATTATCTATTTGGCTCCTAGAGGTTTTGCTGCCATTTTGAAGACTGGAAGACTTGCATAACACGGTCAACCAGCAAGTGGATTTGCATGTATAGTGACTGATGTTATCCTAGCCTCTGTGAGAGGTTTGAAAGTTTTTGGATTAACTGGCATTTTTTCTAAATCATCAAGTGCTTCAAAACCATCTATAActctgaaaaatattaaatagaatGTGTTAAAATAGGAATGATGACAAGttcttgaaatattaatataataaagcatACACATATTGTAATAcattagttaaatatttttaattttaatgccaCTATATTTATTCTAACTACGATGGGAAagtccattaaaaaaataactatgccctcagtgaataaatataaaaggatCAACTTTTAAACTCACATTCAAACATATCTTTAAACGCAATAATTAAGGTAGATGCCAAACAAATAAGGTTCATGGCACAAACAAGAAACTCAAGTGTGTCAATGACATCATACTAACTATTTCGTAAGAGGCATTTTGGACTCTCCCAAGTAATGTGTTATGAACTACATCTCAGGCAGTTACTTTTTACTCAACATTTGggataaaacaaattgaaaatcaacgtaacataataattaaatttttgcatGTTCATCCTTTTGGGATACATTCTTCAAATTTGACTTTTTGTAAACTCaacattttaagaatttaactTTCCGGTCCTGAATGTTTTTGTtgcgatttatttattttagcttCATTGTAAAAATACATGGCAcaatcaaactaaataaatacatttatacatacataaaatcacgcctctttcccggaggggtaggcagagactacctctttacacttgccacgatctctgcatatttccttcatttcatccacattcataactctcttcatgcaagctcggcggtttcgggtacttttgacctgaccctttaccaggatgtccttaatttgatcaagatatgttcgtctaggtcttcccactccaacctttccctccacaccctccatgtatatctgcctagtcaacctgttttcattcatcctctccacatgacccaaccatctcaacatacccttttctattcctgtaactacatcttcaatacatttatacctacacaaaatacaaataaaataattataattaacatacataaaaactacaacatctatactaatactataaagctgaagagtttgtttgtttgtacgcactaatctcaggaactggtttgaattgaaaaattctttttgtgttgaatagaccatttatcgagaaatgctttaggctatgtaacatcaagctgcaactattaagagagcagaaataatggaaaatgtgaaaaagaaatggggtaaatcattcatccttgagggcttcaatgatgcccaaaataactattccatgtggacgaagtcgcgggcacagctagtacataaataaaattattacatgtTTTAGTTGTTGTAAACCTAAATTGAGATaaagaacaaaacaaaaatttgtcaTCATGCTTATTCTACATATGTTCAATATGTTCATTAATATTGCAATACTTTACCAAAAatcctattttatattttaattaccttCCGAAAATTGTGTACTTAAGATCTAAATGAGGCTGTTCTccatatgtaaaaaaaaactgacttCCATTTGTATTTGGGCCATTATTTGCCATACTGACAATCCCTTTTGTATTGTGCTGtaaaaaattagattttaataacactaacaattctattaaaacttaaagtGCTTCCAAATGCAACttcacattttaaataaataattaaaataataatattgtgttaCCTTTAATTCCTCTTTAAATTCGTCCTCAAATTTTTTGCCCCAGATAGATGTGCCTCCTTTACCAGTCCCAGTTGGGTCTCCTGTTTGCACAATAAATCCCTAAAAgttacagaaaaatattataaaaactctTAAATTTTACTACATTAGTtgatacctacatacctactttCTTTTATACTGATCAGTTAAGTCTGTAAACTAGCTCTAAATAACCAATGCTGCTGCTAATTACCTTGATATTTCGGTGAAATAAGCAACCGTTGTAATAATCACTAGCGCATAAAGCTAAAAAGTTTTCACACGCTTTTGGACATTGCTCgcaaaataattctattttgaTATCACCAACATCTGTATGCAATGTTACCGACATAATTCAAACAGTCTTAATATAAC
It encodes:
- the LOC106129446 gene encoding peptidyl-prolyl cis-trans isomerase-like 3, with the protein product MSVTLHTDVGDIKIELFCEQCPKACENFLALCASDYYNGCLFHRNIKGFIVQTGDPTGTGKGGTSIWGKKFEDEFKEELKHNTKGIVSMANNGPNTNGSQFFFTYGEQPHLDLKYTIFGRVIDGFEALDDLEKMPVNPKTFKPLTEARITSVTIHANPLAG
- the LOC106129445 gene encoding zinc finger protein 271 encodes the protein MEDSYIIANFHALCRLCLNKSTLSVSIFGAAPDDETNVSLTSKISDCFELQIDPNDGLPGNICYKCLFEVDKCSKFKLQCIQNENRLRQITNQAGELDNSNSSEVNNYYNNTKESTRPKPEEYFVGDSVVMVVDPSLDYHSEESDDSDNAEQVEHETEMENIPEGDPMPETFFKNVFMCQYCDQAFVSQEKCKDHEQNYHDANLPYKCVECSLVFAERSQYVHHTKHVHGNDKPYHCPECEKCFGRRSDLRKHSIVHTGIRPYQCQYCFKSFSRNTNLSKHLRIHAGHKPHVCPLCPRSFVARGDLQRHVIVHSGMKPFRCQKCPLSFGRRDKLLKHEMKHGHVSPHHKADEYGNDQDTHDMVVSVNPFSNLMTSPPQLNPDSSNMDYELPRVPDHITGENSFMNQASKNPSTTGKQTQNSPTKLKLGSKNRPKNIKCHQCPKRFSSLDAYKTHVSIAHVGSRGFQCKVCFKKFARKRDLDRHTAIHSGVMKQFSCSQCDKKFTRKDKLDKHEESHESTVVNLPCIECGATFEKKSDLVAHLKSHFTDQYDEKNSVSQIKKEEESDFQVEDSYYDLET